The DNA region GGCGTCTGAAACACGATGAAGGTGGCCTGCGTGCCGCTCTTGAACTGGCGGATCAGCCCGTCATCCATGACGACCTCGGCCACGCAGCCGGTGGTGAGGCAGCGGACGAAGCCCGCGCGGCCGATATCGGTCTGGTCGATCTTGAGGCCGAGACCGGAGGGCAGCAGCACGCCCAGCGGCGCCACCACCCGCAGCAGGTAACCGCGATTGTCGGCAGTCTTGAGGACGATCACCACGAGGGTCAGATTGGGGCGGTCCTCGGCGGCGAGGTACTGGACGAGGGCGCACTGCTCGGCCTTCGCGCCGGCCGGCGTCTCGCAGCGCAGCTGCCAATCGTCGAAGGTCTTGCGCACCATGCCCTGAGCCGCGGCCGGACCGGCCGGCGCGAGCGCCGCCGCGACGAGGGCGAGGAAAACCGGCAGCGCGGCGCGCCGAGCGGCACGCCGAAAACGAACGAGCCTCGCGTGAAGCGGCACCACCGATCCCTTCGGAACGCTCCGGCCGAGGACCGGCGGGAGCCGTACAATCGGGCGTGTTCCGACCATGGTCAGCCCCGCGCTGTCAAGCGATGCACGCGCGGTGTTGCGCGTCGGTGCTACCCGCGCGGGTGTCAACGGCCTAGATTGTGTCGGAACACTCCTCCAGCGCCGGATCCTGACGCCGTGATGCGCCCGCTCACTCTCTCGGCCGCCTGCCTGATGGCCGCCCTCACGCAGGCGGGAGCCCAGTCCCTGCCGGTCGGTGAGACCACCTACATCGAACGCTCGCTGAACCGCTCCGACACGCTGGTGATCGAGCATCCGCCCGTCGCGGCCAACCCGTACGGCCGCCGCAACGGACAGGCGGCGATCGCCGGCTACTGCCGGGACGGCGGCCTGGTCCGCCGCCGGGACGAGTTCGGCAACCCGGTGATCATCCGCCAGCGGGAGATCTGCGACAGCGTCGCCCCGCGCACCCTCAACCCTGGCGAGGTCGATCCCCGCCCGAGCTGGCCGGCGGATGCCGTGACGCGCCAGCGGGTGCTCCGCGCCAAGGGCTGATGCGGGGCCTGACGACGGCTCAGCCGTAGCGGTGCAGACCGGTCCCGTGGCGCTTGAGCCAGGCCTCGGCGGCATCGGTGCTCGGGCAGAGCGCGTGCACCAGCGCCCAGAAGCGCGGCGAGTGGTTCATCTCGCGCAGATGCGCCATCTCGTGGGCGACCAGATAGTCGAGCACCATCGGCGGCGCGAGGATCAGGCGCCATGAGAAGTTCAGCTCGCCGCGGGCCGTGCAGGAGCCCCAGCGGCTGCGGGTGTCGCGCAGCGTGACGCGCACCGGCCGCTGTCCGAGCTGCGCCGCGTAGCGCTCGATCGCATCGGTCAGGTCGCGCTTGGCCTCGCGGGCCAGGAAATCCCGGACCCGGCGCGCCACGTGGGCGGCGTCGCACGACACCGAGAGCACCGGCTCTCCCTCCACGCACTCGACGCGAACCGGACCGCTCCGGGTGCCGCGCTGGCTGATCCGGTGGGGCTCACCGCGGATCGGCAGGCTGGCTCCGAGCTCGAACAGCACGCGGGTCGGCACGCGGGCGAGA from Methylobacterium sp. NMS14P includes:
- a CDS encoding invasion associated locus B family protein, translating into MVPLHARLVRFRRAARRAALPVFLALVAAALAPAGPAAAQGMVRKTFDDWQLRCETPAGAKAEQCALVQYLAAEDRPNLTLVVIVLKTADNRGYLLRVVAPLGVLLPSGLGLKIDQTDIGRAGFVRCLTTGCVAEVVMDDGLIRQFKSGTQATFIVFQTPEEGVGIPLSMKGFAAGFDSLK
- a CDS encoding M48 family metallopeptidase: MPLALLRRPDPDHLEVQHEGASLRIALRRRPTARRITLRVSAATGEAVITLPSRTAINTAQRFAASHAGWIAARLARVPTRVLFELGASLPIRGEPHRISQRGTRSGPVRVECVEGEPVLSVSCDAAHVARRVRDFLAREAKRDLTDAIERYAAQLGQRPVRVTLRDTRSRWGSCTARGELNFSWRLILAPPMVLDYLVAHEMAHLREMNHSPRFWALVHALCPSTDAAEAWLKRHGTGLHRYG